In Anguilla rostrata isolate EN2019 chromosome 1, ASM1855537v3, whole genome shotgun sequence, a genomic segment contains:
- the twist1b gene encoding twist-related protein 1b produces MFDGMMQDESSSPVSPADSLSNSEEELDRQQKRCGRKRRTSRKNGEDSDSPTPGKRGKKSSSSSPQSFEELQTQRVMANVRERQRTQSLNEAFASLRKIIPTLPSDKLSKIQTLKLAARYIDFLYQVLQSDELDSKMASCSYVAHERLSYAFSVWRMEGAWSMSASH; encoded by the coding sequence ATGTTTGACGGAATGATGCAAGACGAATCCAGCTCCCCAGTGTCTCCAGCGGACAGTCTTAGCAACAGTGAAGAAGAACTCGACAGGCAACAGAAAAGATGTGGGAGGAAAAGGAGAACGAGCAGGAAAAATGGGGAGGATTCAGATAGCCCGACCCCtgggaaaagaggaaaaaagtccagcagcagcagtccgCAGTCTTTCGAAGAACTTCAGACGCAGAGAGTCATGGCGAATGTGCGCGAGCGACAGAGGACGCAGTCCCTCAACGAGGCATTCGCAAGTTTGCGGAAAATTATTCCTACTCTGCCATCAGACAAACTGAGCAAAATACAGACCCTCAAACTTGCTGCCAGGTACATCGATTTCCTCTACCAAGTGCTTCAGAGCGATGAACTGGATTCCAAAATGGCAAGTTGTAGTTATGTGGCTCATGAAAGACTAAGCTATGCCTTCTCTGTATGGAGGATGGAGGGCGCGTGGTCCATGTCAGCATCTCACTAG